GTGTCGGACtgtaaaatacattttttcatttcttttctaaaatatctgAGTAACAGGTCAACAATCACACGCATATGACTCATTATTCACCTAGTTTGATGTCAAATGAAACGTCGCAGATGTAACGATTCAAGATTTTATCTTATGTGTTTTGGATCTAATTCATGCttaatttaggtaagtttatcgtaattttataaaatttagttaatgttacaaatagaaaaaactaTATAATACACAGGGATTACTTAATTGCTTATGACTCTCACGTCTTAAATCTCTCAACTCAGTGCTTCGGGATTTAAATTTGACGTTCCAGTCATAATAATGTAGTTCACAACCTTggtatataatattttattttatgtatgaaaataaatgaagaaGGTGAGATATGCTCATGAATAAGTAAACCAGATTAATTTATGGAGTTTTATCATGTTTTCtgatgagaaaataatttcaatcaCGCAGTACTAGAATAATCTATGTATCCTGAGTCTTCCACAAGATATCAAGATTCGATGATACTATGCGTGATTCATGTATAAAATGTATCAActtctttttatatttctttaatttaaaaaacttgattttaaGGATTGGATGTTTAAAGGGCTCAATGGTTTTTCGAGCGGTAGGAGGTGTGGCTGAACACCATTgtgatttattgaaaaaataattaacaaactGTAAGTTATCTATTTCTCATGCAGCAAGTGTATGATTTTATGCTTAATATTCGGCCATATTTATTGGCAAAATGTCTTACGAAATAAAAAGATGATATGTTGGAATACTTTATTCAAAGTAATAATAACTCCGACATTGTGTCCAAAACATATTTCGATGGGTATCCTGAAAGGAGACAGCttcataaatcaatttttcgaTATTGAAGGATAAATTTTGGCTGAacggaaaataatttatctaatCTTGAATATACCTGTTTACAGAAATAACGTGATCGATTCGTAAGAAAAGTTCAAtttccattttcgaatttctctTTAACCGTATAAAAACGTAGCAATCAACTGAATtacaaaattgctttaaattcttaataaacCAACGTCAGTACTACTATATACACAATCTTTATGAAAGATCTAACACTTATTATTAATCTAGCAGTCTCCATACAACAATTCAACACAATGTAACTCATTCATGCCCTGTAACAAACAACAGCCAGTATCACCGCACTACTACGGACATATTCTCCGAACTAACACTAAAACCTCTATTGCTAACTCCACTAATTTTTCTCCCACTATCCCTAGAGTCCCTAAAGTAGGCCTCGATTTCATCGAGGGTCTTCCCTTTCGTCTCTGGTAGTACATACTTAGAATACATCATTGCCAAAGCTGACGCTGCGAAGAAACTAAAGATAGTCCCACTAAATCCTAAGAAATCCACCATACTAGTGTACATTTTAACACAAACGAAGATGAAGGTCTGAGCGATGCATATCACCACACCCGCCATGATAGGTCGCACTCTAAGGGGGAACATTTCGCCTACTAGAACCCAAGGTATGGGCAGCATTCCCATCATGGAAAAAAACACGTTAAATATGATGCAAACAAGAGGGAGTAAAGTTAAGATTCTTGTTTTCGTGCTGTTAATTTCGTAGTATTTCACGTAAAGTCCGAGTACTAATACTGATATAGTCATTCCTAAGCTGGAAAAAGTGCAGAGGGTCTTGCGGCCTATTTTCTGGATGAGCAAAGCGCACACTATAGACATGACGAACCGAATTATTCCCACGAAAATACTCGATAAATAATCGTTGATTTTCAAGTGCGTTTCCTCGATGAATTGAACAGCGTAGTAGAGGATGGTGTAAATTCCACTTAACTCTTGCAGCAAGAACAACACCACTAGGATGAAGAAAGGCTTCACAGTTTCTGGGCTCAAATATAGTTCTCTAAGAGATTTTTGCTGGACCTTTTCAGAACTGTTTATTCCTAAAATCCAAATCGAACATAAAAAGTATTAAGGTAATAAGTACGTCTACCCACGTGTAGTGAGTTCCCTAATTTCTTGCTCAGCAGTGGCCACATTTCTGTTGAAGTAAACGTAGGATTTGTACGCTTTGCAGTTGCGTGTTATTGGGCCAGCATGGGATTTTATTAGATGGGCGGGGCTGTCAGGCAATAGCTGCattgaaatctgaaaaaataatgattagaattaaaattgaagtCTATTTAATTGGGGAAAGTGATTCTTGATAAGATGGTGAAGGAAA
The DNA window shown above is from Euwallacea similis isolate ESF13 chromosome 2, ESF131.1, whole genome shotgun sequence and carries:
- the LOC136419235 gene encoding facilitated trehalose transporter Tret1-like codes for the protein MVPLFNKIGKFWEFGGGRMVIAAFCAHSVGISIGITQGYSAIWLPQLNTSQEFNLTADQRSWLASLGAVTNPIGSIASGVLAEVWGRKHSIQISSVPFIAGWMLIGLSRDVPWLYVGRLITGIAAGMSTASFTYVGEIATPDTRGFLQTLSPIFASLGILLTYVLGYLTSWRTIAFISVVFAILTLISMQLLPDSPAHLIKSHAGPITRNCKAYKSYVYFNRNVATAEQEIRELTTRINSSEKVQQKSLRELYLSPETVKPFFILVVLFLLQELSGIYTILYYAVQFIEETHLKINDYLSSIFVGIIRFVMSIVCALLIQKIGRKTLCTFSSLGMTISVLVLGLYVKYYEINSTKTRILTLLPLVCIIFNVFFSMMGMLPIPWVLVGEMFPLRVRPIMAGVVICIAQTFIFVCVKMYTSMVDFLGFSGTIFSFFAASALAMMYSKYVLPETKGKTLDEIEAYFRDSRDSGRKISGVSNRGFSVSSENMSVVVR